A DNA window from Brassica napus cultivar Da-Ae chromosome C1, Da-Ae, whole genome shotgun sequence contains the following coding sequences:
- the LOC106378219 gene encoding uncharacterized protein LOC106378219, producing the protein MAKSTDTAQVDSDESDSGSELWDCTSSDDDDNQSDSDTFEDDHAKRIERQARINMVANRFAQVFGCLTNKDSPVVDVPVVSRAKEEEDYKDDGDLTRQCLKCGALFWYNERIDNSINKGQGPKVFKLHGENYHLIGSLKPPPDHPAKFSQLYIHDTENEVQNRIAALSGNSEKSKIREDLVEAIMNMLRISNVHVKTFRNAMDRFNAEDECQELSLVLIHNRLKDGRVYNLPTSSEVAALVVGDFQLDMDKRDIILEKYSGKLKRINELHPCYLPLQYPLIFPYGEDGFRLGIQNGFTGNGKRKKHNISMREFFAYRIQIRNSGSQVLLLSRRLLQQFLVDAYTMIETHRLRYIRKNQANLRTLKFSKFVAAANDGNTTLPIEGNRIIIPSSFTGGPRYMHQMYLDAMTICKYFGFPDLFITFTCNPKWPELSRYFRKYNLRSEDRPELCCRLFKVKLDCLMEDLTKKHLLGKTVSALYTIEFQKRGLPHAHILLFMDSKDKFPNAEDIDRIISAEIPEKTQEPKLYEVVKDMMIHGPCGVVNKKSPCMQDGKCSKFFPRKHVEKTTVDGQGYPVYRRREDGAFVEKKEIQLDNRFVVPYNKSLLLRYNAHINVEWCNQTRSIKYLFKYINKGNDRITATVTQKSSTTEATGAETREINNPRGEGETTMDEGAEAVVDEIKNYFEARYISACESSWRILAFPTHYRSTPVENLTFHLEGEQPVIYKEGDSVESVLARVQNSKTMFLAWFYCCERYPEARDLTYAELPTRFVYDGKQKEWNPRKKGFAIGRLAPVSPSSGQKYFLRVLLNKVRGPRCYDDIKTVEGIVHPSYEDACYKLGLLDDDKEYIED; encoded by the exons ATGGCTAAATCAACAGATACTGCTCAAGTTGATTCAGATGAGTCAG ATTCTGGTTCTGAATTATGGGATTGCACTAGCAGCGATGACGATGACAACCAATCTGACTCAGATACATTTGAGGATGATCATGCTAAAAGGATTGAAAGGCAAGCACGAATCAATATGGTTGCAAATCGTTTTGCACAGGTGTTTGGTTGTTTGACAAACAAAGATTCACCTGTAGTTGACGTACCCGTGGTATCTAGAGCAAAAGAAGAAG AGGACTATAAAGATGATGGTGATCTAACAAGACAATGTCTGAAATGTGGAGCTCTCTTTTGGTACAATGAAAGG ATTGATAACTCAATTAACAAGGGTCAAGGTCCTAAAGTGTTCAAACTACATGGTGAGAATTATCATTTGATAGGGAGTTTGAAACCTCCGCCTGACCACCCTGCAAAGTTCTCTCAGTTATATATTCATGACACGGAAAATGAAGTTCAAAACAGAATAGCTGCACTGAG TGGGAATTCTGAAAAAAGCAAAATAAGAGAAGACTTGGTCGAGGCTATCATGAATATGTTAAGAATCTCTAATGTTCATGTCAAGACCTTTCGTAATGCAATGGACAGGTTTAATGCTGAAGATGAATGTCAAGAGCTCAGTTTGGTCTTAATTCACAATCGTCTAAAAGATGGACGTGTTTACAATCTCCCGACTTCTTCAGAAGTAGCGGCTTTGGTGGTTGGTGATTTTCAGTTAGACATGGATAAACGTGATATTATTctggaaaaatattcgggaaaACTGAAAAGAATCAACGAGCTGCATCCTTGCTATCTGCCTCTTCAGTATCCATTGATATTCCCATATGGAGAAGATGGATTTCGATTAGGGATTCAAAATGGTTTCACCGGTAACGGCAAAAGGAAAAAGCATAATATCAGTATGAGGGAATTTTTCGCATACAGGATTCAAATCCGGAATTCTGGTTCGCAAGTCCTTCTTCTATCCAGACGTTTGTTGCAGCAGTTTTTGGTAGATGCTTATACAATGATCGAGACACACCGTCTACGGTACATTAGGAAAAATCAGGCTAATCTACGGACACTGAAGTTCAGTAAGTTTGTTGCTGCTGCGAACGACGGTAATACAACTTTGCCTATTGAGGGTAACCGAATTATCATTCCCTCATCCTTCACAGGCGGTCCAAGATATATGCATCAGATGTATTTGGATGCTATGACTATCTGCAAATACTTTGGGTTTCCAGATCTCTTCATAACTTTCACATGTAATCCTAAATGGCCTGAGCTGTCTAGGTATTTTCGGAAATACAATCTCAGGTCCGAGGACAGACCTGAACTGTGTTGTAGATTGTTCAAAGTAAAGCTGGATTGCTTGATGGAGGATCTAACCAAAAAACATTTGCTTGGCAAGACAGTGTCAG CACTTTATACTATCGAGTTCCAGAAGCGTGGGCTCCCACATGCTCATATTCTTTTGTTCATGGATTCAAAAGACAAATTTCCTAATGCCGAGGATATCGACCGCATTATTTCAGCCGAAATTCCTGAAAAAACCCAAGAACCCAAACTGTATGAGGTTGTAAAGGACATGATGATTCATGGACCATGTGGTGTTGTCAACAAAAAATCTCCGTGCATGCAAGATGGGAAGTGTAGCAAATTTTTCCCCAGAAAACATGTTGAGAAAACTACTGTGGATGGTCAAGGTTACCCTGTTTACAGGAGAAGAGAAGATGGGGCTTTTGTTGAGAAGAAAGAAATTCAGTTAGACAATCGGTTTGTTGTGCCTTACAACAAGAGTTTACTACTTCGGTATAATGCTCATATTAATGTGGAATGGTGCAATCAGACCCGGTCAATTAAGTACTTATTTAAGTATATCAACAAAGGTAATGACCGTATTACAGCAACAGTTACTCAAAAGTCGAGCACGACCGAGGCTACTGGAGCTGAGACACGTGAAATAAATAACCCAAGAGGAGAAGGTGAAACTACTATGGATGAAGGTGCTGAAGCCGTAGttgatgaaataaaaaattattttgaagcgAG gtaCATCTCTGCTTGTGAGTCGTCTTGGAGGATCCTTGCCTTTCCCACCCATTACCGATCAACACCTGTAGAAAATCTTACATTCCATCTAGAAGGAGAGCAACCTGTTATTTACAAGGAAGGAGATTCTGTGGAAAGTGTTTTGGCTCGTGTGCAGAATTCAAAGACAATGTTTTTAGCTTGGTTTTATTGTTGTGAACGATACCCTGAAGCAAGAGATTTGACCTATGCAGAACTTCCAACAAGATTCGTATATGatggaaaacaaaaagaatggaATCCAAGGAAGAAAGGTTTTGCAATTGGGAGATTAGCTCCAGTTTCCCCAAGTTCTGGTCAGAAATATTTTCTGAGGGTTTTGTTGAACAAGGTTAGAGGTCCACGGTGTTATGATGATATAAAAACAGTAGAAGGGATAGTTCACCCAAGCTACGAGGATGCATGTTACAAGCTGGGTTTGTTGGACGATGATAAAGAATATATTGAAGACTGA